The Pseudarthrobacter sp. NS4 genome includes a window with the following:
- a CDS encoding acyltransferase, with product MISSGVAFIGNDHPFSDPGRTIQEEHPSPPRSVRLGGDNLIGHGTIVIGDVSIGRGVIVGAGSLVTHDLPPNTICVGRPARPVRGRYEESA from the coding sequence ATGATCTCGTCAGGAGTCGCCTTTATAGGCAATGATCATCCATTCTCAGATCCAGGTAGAACCATCCAAGAGGAGCATCCCAGTCCACCACGCTCCGTTCGCCTTGGAGGCGATAATTTGATAGGACACGGAACGATCGTCATAGGTGACGTTAGCATCGGTAGAGGCGTCATCGTAGGTGCTGGCTCACTAGTAACCCACGATCTTCCCCCAAATACGATATGTGTAGGACGGCCTGCCCGACCTGTACGAGGCC